One part of the Zymomonas mobilis subsp. pomaceae ATCC 29192 genome encodes these proteins:
- the thiD gene encoding bifunctional hydroxymethylpyrimidine kinase/phosphomethylpyrimidine kinase: MPHKTPKIDIDKPARILSIAGSDSGGGAGIQADIRTITMLGGHAMTAITALTAQNTQGVTAIHTIPCEIVVAQIKAVFEDIGISAIKIGMIGSGDIAREVADCLASCPEIPVVLDPVMVATSGSHLADDETIAAFDRLMRRADLITPNIPELEILGEVILDSGAQIIEAAQKLAQKYDCPILAKGGHAKGAQLIDRLIWPDGHLVEWQGARILTENTHGTGCSLSSAIATSLGQGMTLEEAVNRGRSYVRAALENAPDLGKGQGPIGHTLGISAFDRWFLESN, translated from the coding sequence GTGCCGCATAAAACCCCTAAAATCGATATAGATAAACCCGCCAGAATTTTAAGCATAGCGGGGTCGGACTCTGGTGGAGGTGCCGGAATTCAGGCGGATATTCGCACCATTACAATGTTGGGCGGTCATGCCATGACAGCTATTACAGCCCTGACTGCCCAAAATACCCAAGGTGTGACGGCTATTCATACGATACCTTGTGAAATTGTCGTTGCCCAAATCAAAGCTGTTTTTGAAGATATTGGTATATCTGCTATCAAAATCGGTATGATCGGTTCCGGCGACATTGCGAGGGAAGTAGCTGATTGTTTAGCCAGTTGCCCCGAAATACCGGTTGTTCTTGATCCGGTTATGGTAGCGACCAGTGGTTCTCATCTGGCTGATGATGAAACGATAGCCGCTTTTGATCGACTGATGCGCCGTGCTGATCTGATTACACCCAATATTCCCGAGCTTGAAATTCTGGGTGAAGTTATCCTGGACTCTGGGGCTCAAATTATAGAGGCAGCACAGAAACTCGCTCAAAAATATGATTGTCCTATTTTAGCCAAGGGGGGACATGCCAAGGGTGCACAGCTGATTGATCGCTTGATATGGCCAGATGGTCATTTAGTAGAATGGCAGGGAGCGCGAATTTTAACTGAAAATACGCATGGCACGGGCTGTAGTTTATCGAGTGCTATTGCGACCTCTCTTGGACAAGGGATGACTTTGGAAGAGGCCGTAAACAGAGGCCGTTCCTATGTTCGGGCAGCGCTAGAAAACGCACCCGATTTAGGAAAGGGGCAGGGCCCTATTGGTCATACCCTTGGTATTAGTGCGTTTGACCGCTGGTTTCTTGAAAGTAATTAA
- the glmM gene encoding phosphoglucosamine mutase: MSRQYFGTDGIRGCTNQSPMTADVAMKVGQAAGAYFTRGPHRHRVLIGKDTRLSGYMVESALMAGFTSVGMDVVLVGPLPTPGVALLTRSMRADLGVMISASHNPFYDNGIKLFGPSGYKLSEEDEAAIEAAIDQPPVLATPANIGRARRIDDAQGRYIHAVKSSFPESLKLNKLRLVLDCANGAAYQVAPAVLWELGAEVVTLGVSPNGLNINDHCGSTDPSALQAKVLETRADLGIALDGDADRLIIVDEKGQIVDGDQIMALIATSARRRNLLQGDSVVATVMSNLGLERYLSRLGINLLRTKVGDRHVVEAMRAGGYTVGGEQSGHIILSYHATTGDGLVAALQVLADLVQSEKKASELLHVFDPMPQLLKNVRYTGGEPLENETVCQAISEAEETLHGKGRLLIRKSGTEPLIRVMAEAEDKELIHHIVDHICDTVRRAA; this comes from the coding sequence ATGTCGCGGCAATATTTTGGAACGGACGGTATTCGCGGTTGCACGAACCAATCCCCAATGACAGCCGATGTCGCTATGAAGGTAGGACAAGCAGCAGGGGCTTATTTCACCCGTGGCCCCCACCGTCATCGCGTCCTTATCGGAAAAGATACGCGTCTTTCTGGCTACATGGTAGAATCAGCACTTATGGCTGGCTTTACCAGTGTCGGCATGGATGTCGTTTTGGTTGGGCCGTTACCCACACCGGGTGTCGCCCTTCTTACCCGTTCCATGCGGGCCGATTTGGGCGTCATGATTTCGGCTAGTCATAACCCGTTTTACGATAACGGCATCAAATTATTTGGCCCCAGCGGGTATAAGCTTTCAGAAGAAGATGAAGCCGCGATAGAGGCTGCCATTGATCAACCGCCAGTATTGGCGACGCCTGCTAATATTGGGCGTGCCAGACGTATTGATGACGCCCAAGGCCGTTATATTCACGCAGTGAAATCCAGCTTTCCAGAATCCTTAAAACTGAATAAACTACGGCTAGTGCTCGATTGCGCTAATGGTGCGGCCTATCAAGTAGCACCGGCTGTGTTATGGGAATTAGGAGCAGAGGTTGTAACCCTCGGGGTTTCACCGAATGGTCTTAACATCAATGATCATTGCGGATCGACAGACCCTTCTGCTTTACAGGCCAAGGTGCTTGAAACGCGTGCCGATTTAGGCATTGCACTTGATGGTGATGCGGATCGTCTCATTATCGTGGATGAAAAAGGTCAGATCGTTGATGGCGATCAAATTATGGCCCTGATTGCTACTTCGGCGCGCCGGCGTAACTTGTTACAAGGCGATAGCGTGGTAGCAACGGTTATGTCTAATCTGGGTCTGGAACGTTATCTATCGCGTCTGGGTATCAATCTGCTTCGTACCAAGGTAGGTGATCGCCATGTTGTCGAGGCAATGCGGGCAGGGGGCTATACCGTCGGCGGTGAACAATCTGGCCATATTATTTTATCTTATCATGCGACGACCGGTGATGGCTTAGTCGCCGCGCTTCAAGTTCTAGCGGATCTTGTCCAAAGTGAGAAAAAGGCAAGCGAATTGTTGCATGTATTCGATCCTATGCCGCAACTTCTAAAAAATGTTCGTTATACAGGGGGCGAACCCTTGGAAAATGAAACGGTTTGTCAGGCTATTTCTGAAGCTGAAGAAACGCTTCATGGCAAAGGGCGACTGCTTATTCGTAAGTCAGGAACAGAACCTTTAATCCGTGTTATGGCCGAAGCCGAAGATAAAGAACTTATTCATCATATTGTCGATCATATCTGTGATACTGTACGCCGTGCCGCATAA
- a CDS encoding peptide MFS transporter, with amino-acid sequence MQNNRLSEKTFIGHPAGLFLLFFTEMWERFSFYGMRALLIFYLTKHFLFSDDKSYAIYASYASLVYITPVIGGFIADKLLGGRKAVLYGAILITIGHFLMGFEGPKEGSALAVNCFYIALAFIIVGTGFLKGNISAIVGSLYDYQDLRRDAAFTIFYMGINLGGALGPLACGYIGEKYGWRYGFGLAGIGMAIGLIIFIVCRPLLKGKGEAPSSVLLRQRIFGISREYWIYILGLAAIMLSALLLHYHQIIGQLLGVIGVVLVGYIIWQAVGLSSIARDRLFAALLLMVGSVAFWSLFEQAGSSLNMFTDRYTDRHIFGIEIATSMFQSLNSIYIILLAPLAAMLWTFLGKYNREPSTFFKFGLGLIGLGTGFLVLVAGSYAAKQGFVPVLFIFLIYLCHTIGELCLSPVGLSAVTKLSPSNMTGLMVGTWFFSTAFGEYGAGLIARLTSAGAEDGFHNIVYVYSSIGWLSVVSGGVILLISPFLKRLLHERLD; translated from the coding sequence TTGCAGAATAACAGACTTTCAGAAAAAACATTTATAGGGCACCCAGCAGGTTTATTTCTGCTGTTCTTTACCGAAATGTGGGAACGTTTTTCTTTTTATGGGATGCGTGCTCTTCTTATATTCTATTTGACCAAACATTTTTTATTTAGTGATGATAAATCTTACGCTATTTATGCATCCTATGCCTCTTTAGTATACATAACACCGGTTATCGGCGGCTTTATTGCAGATAAATTATTGGGTGGTCGTAAAGCCGTCCTTTATGGCGCTATTCTTATCACGATAGGTCATTTTTTAATGGGGTTTGAAGGCCCCAAAGAAGGTAGTGCGCTGGCCGTTAATTGTTTTTATATAGCACTGGCCTTTATTATTGTCGGGACAGGCTTTTTGAAGGGCAATATATCCGCCATTGTCGGGTCACTTTATGATTACCAAGACTTAAGGCGTGATGCGGCTTTCACAATTTTTTATATGGGTATCAATCTTGGGGGCGCGTTGGGGCCTTTGGCGTGCGGATATATCGGTGAAAAATATGGCTGGCGCTATGGTTTTGGGCTTGCCGGTATCGGTATGGCTATCGGGCTTATTATTTTTATAGTCTGTCGCCCACTTCTGAAAGGCAAAGGTGAAGCGCCTTCATCTGTCTTGTTAAGACAGCGTATTTTCGGTATTTCCCGAGAATATTGGATATATATTCTTGGGCTGGCGGCTATAATGCTTTCGGCTTTACTGCTTCATTATCATCAGATTATTGGCCAGTTATTAGGCGTCATCGGCGTTGTTCTGGTGGGCTATATTATATGGCAGGCAGTAGGGTTATCTTCGATAGCGCGTGATCGCCTCTTTGCTGCGTTACTCTTGATGGTTGGCTCCGTTGCCTTCTGGTCATTATTTGAACAAGCGGGCTCATCCCTTAATATGTTTACCGATCGTTATACGGATCGCCATATTTTTGGCATTGAGATTGCGACCTCAATGTTCCAGTCGCTTAATTCGATTTATATTATTTTATTAGCGCCCTTGGCCGCTATGCTTTGGACTTTTTTAGGCAAATATAACCGTGAGCCGTCTACTTTTTTCAAATTCGGTTTAGGGTTAATTGGGCTGGGTACTGGATTTCTTGTCTTGGTAGCAGGTAGCTACGCTGCAAAACAAGGTTTCGTTCCTGTTCTTTTCATCTTTCTGATTTATCTATGCCACACTATCGGTGAATTGTGCCTATCCCCTGTCGGATTATCGGCTGTTACTAAATTATCGCCCAGCAATATGACCGGATTAATGGTCGGGACATGGTTTTTCTCAACTGCCTTTGGTGAATATGGAGCGGGTCTGATTGCTCGTTTAACAAGTGCGGGAGCAGAAGATGGCTTTCACAATATTGTGTATGTTTATTCTTCTATCGGTTGGCTTTCCGTTGTATCTGGCGGAGTCATACTCCTTATTTCGCCTTTTCTAAAACGTCTGTTACATGAAAGGCTGGATTAA
- a CDS encoding nitroreductase family protein: MLNDYSTAKKLLATRRSGKASQLEAPGPSETDLLWILEIAMRVPDHGKLAPWRFFIVGKKERSALNALFEAALKAEKPNADKKNYEKMNKLAHSAPCLVVVLAKVDKKSSVPIFEQHLSAGAACMNLLLAAHSLGFVGNWLTGWAAFSPTVIKSFGGEEGDLIAGFIFLGTEEKDIEERKRPDVKDIVHKWKSKNKE; encoded by the coding sequence ATGCTTAATGATTATTCCACAGCGAAAAAGCTGTTGGCAACGCGTAGATCGGGTAAAGCCTCTCAACTGGAGGCACCCGGCCCTTCCGAGACTGATCTGCTTTGGATCTTAGAAATAGCTATGCGTGTTCCCGATCATGGGAAATTAGCCCCTTGGCGTTTTTTCATTGTAGGGAAAAAAGAAAGAAGCGCTCTAAATGCCCTTTTTGAAGCTGCTTTAAAGGCAGAAAAACCGAATGCCGACAAAAAAAATTATGAAAAAATGAATAAACTTGCTCATTCTGCGCCTTGCTTAGTCGTTGTTCTTGCCAAGGTCGATAAGAAGAGTTCAGTTCCTATTTTTGAACAGCATTTGTCGGCGGGTGCCGCCTGTATGAATTTATTATTAGCCGCGCATAGTCTTGGTTTTGTCGGCAATTGGTTAACGGGATGGGCTGCCTTTTCGCCTACCGTTATAAAAAGTTTTGGTGGCGAAGAAGGTGATTTAATCGCTGGTTTTATTTTTTTAGGAACAGAAGAAAAAGATATAGAGGAACGCAAGCGTCCTGATGTTAAAGATATTGTCCATAAGTGGAAATCAAAAAATAAAGAATAA
- the metE gene encoding 5-methyltetrahydropteroyltriglutamate--homocysteine S-methyltransferase yields the protein MSVKVANLGFPRIGPRRELKFALESFWGGRSSEAELEKTAAELRHETWQLQDKLGIDYIPSNDFSFYDHVLDTSAMLGAVPERYGFKGGKVDLATYFAMARGTTSADHSVTAMEMTKWFDTNYHYMVPELVKGQKLALASTKALDLYNEAKAAGIETRPVLLGPVTWLSLAKGRDVNPFDYLDDVISIYTDVLESLAKAGAKWVQIDEPALVLDLNDQQKAAFKKAYDKLSKAGPSLMLTSYFGRLADNLDLALSLPVSGIHLDLIRGKEDQKALLEKARPDLVLSLGVIDGRNIWRTDLDALLDWVEPLAKTRDLILAPSCSLLHVPVDLKAEKKIDAEVAQWLAFAHQKLEELVILKKALNKGRNEVALELADSAKAAENRRSSPRIHNPQVAKRLATVTPQMAQRLSPYPKRAALQQEGLKLPLYPTTTIGSFPQTTEVRQARAKHRRGELDDAGYTQFLREQTAATIHWQEEIGLDVLVHGEFERNDMVQYFGEQLSGFVFTNNGWVQSYGSRCVRPPILFGDVTRPKAMTVEWWAFSQAQSEKPVKGMLTGPVTILNWSFVRNDQPRSESCRQLALAIRDEVVDLEKAGAKIIQIDEAALREGLPLRRNEWQTYLDWAVESFRLTASGVQDKTQIHSHMCYSEFNDILPSIAAMDADALSIETARSQMELLQAFASYEYPNQIGPGVYDIHSPRIPSVKEMVELLRLARKYLPADRLWVNPDCGLKTRRWEEVKPSLLAMVAAAHQMREEEKTK from the coding sequence ATGAGTGTTAAAGTTGCTAATCTGGGTTTCCCAAGAATAGGGCCTCGGCGTGAACTAAAATTTGCGTTAGAAAGCTTTTGGGGCGGTCGTAGTAGTGAAGCTGAATTAGAAAAAACCGCAGCAGAGCTGCGCCATGAAACATGGCAGCTACAGGATAAGCTGGGTATCGACTATATCCCAAGCAATGATTTTTCTTTCTATGATCATGTGCTTGATACAAGTGCTATGTTGGGCGCGGTACCAGAACGCTATGGCTTTAAAGGGGGTAAGGTAGACCTTGCTACTTATTTCGCTATGGCACGGGGCACTACCTCGGCTGATCATAGCGTTACCGCCATGGAAATGACCAAATGGTTTGATACCAACTATCATTACATGGTGCCCGAATTAGTCAAAGGCCAAAAGCTGGCTCTGGCTTCTACCAAGGCCTTGGACTTATATAACGAAGCCAAAGCCGCCGGTATTGAAACCCGTCCTGTCCTGTTAGGGCCGGTGACATGGCTCAGTCTGGCCAAAGGTCGGGATGTTAATCCTTTTGATTATCTCGATGATGTCATTTCGATCTATACTGACGTTTTAGAAAGTCTTGCAAAAGCGGGCGCGAAATGGGTTCAGATTGATGAACCTGCTTTGGTATTAGATCTTAATGATCAACAAAAAGCAGCCTTTAAGAAAGCCTATGATAAGCTTTCCAAAGCTGGCCCCTCTTTGATGCTGACCAGCTATTTTGGTCGCCTTGCTGATAACCTTGATCTGGCTTTATCACTTCCGGTTTCGGGTATTCATCTTGATCTCATTCGCGGTAAAGAAGATCAGAAAGCCTTATTAGAAAAAGCACGTCCAGACTTGGTGCTTTCTCTTGGTGTTATCGATGGACGCAATATTTGGCGTACGGATCTTGATGCCCTTTTGGATTGGGTTGAGCCGCTTGCTAAAACTCGTGATCTTATCTTAGCACCGTCTTGTTCTTTATTGCATGTTCCAGTTGATCTGAAAGCTGAAAAGAAGATTGATGCTGAAGTAGCGCAATGGCTTGCTTTTGCCCATCAAAAGCTTGAAGAACTGGTAATTCTGAAGAAAGCCTTGAATAAAGGTCGCAATGAAGTGGCCTTGGAATTAGCGGATTCTGCTAAGGCCGCCGAGAATCGGCGTTCATCGCCTCGTATTCATAATCCACAAGTAGCCAAGCGTTTGGCAACCGTCACACCGCAAATGGCACAACGGCTCAGCCCTTATCCAAAGCGTGCCGCTCTTCAGCAGGAAGGTTTAAAACTTCCCCTTTATCCAACCACGACTATCGGTTCTTTCCCCCAAACAACCGAAGTAAGACAGGCGCGCGCCAAGCATCGCCGTGGTGAATTGGATGATGCGGGTTATACGCAATTCCTGCGTGAACAAACCGCGGCTACTATTCATTGGCAAGAAGAAATCGGCCTTGACGTTTTGGTTCATGGCGAATTCGAACGCAATGATATGGTGCAATATTTCGGCGAGCAACTGAGTGGTTTTGTCTTTACCAATAATGGTTGGGTACAAAGCTATGGTTCTCGTTGTGTCCGTCCTCCGATTTTATTCGGTGATGTAACCCGTCCGAAGGCGATGACAGTTGAATGGTGGGCCTTCTCTCAGGCACAGAGCGAAAAGCCTGTCAAAGGCATGTTAACGGGCCCGGTGACAATTCTAAACTGGTCATTTGTCCGTAATGATCAACCCCGTTCGGAAAGCTGTCGTCAGCTAGCGCTGGCTATTCGGGATGAGGTTGTCGATCTGGAAAAAGCGGGCGCTAAAATCATTCAGATTGATGAAGCCGCTTTGCGTGAAGGTTTGCCTTTACGACGGAATGAATGGCAGACTTATTTAGATTGGGCGGTTGAATCTTTCCGCCTGACGGCTTCTGGCGTGCAGGATAAAACACAAATTCATAGCCACATGTGCTATTCAGAATTTAATGATATTTTGCCCTCCATTGCCGCTATGGATGCCGATGCGCTTTCCATCGAAACGGCACGGTCTCAGATGGAATTATTACAGGCTTTTGCAAGCTATGAATATCCAAATCAGATTGGCCCCGGTGTTTATGATATTCACTCTCCCAGAATTCCTTCTGTCAAAGAAATGGTAGAATTATTACGGCTTGCCCGTAAATATCTACCGGCAGATCGTCTGTGGGTGAATCCAGATTGTGGTCTTAAAACGCGCCGTTGGGAAGAAGTAAAACCATCACTTTTGGCGATGGTTGCCGCAGCTCATCAGATGCGTGAAGAAGAAAAAACAAAATAA
- a CDS encoding L-threonylcarbamoyladenylate synthase, which yields MNAFSSRLGTVVRPCDEAGIKEAVSLIRSGLPVAVPTETVYGLAADAASNEAVARIYQAKGRPSFNPLIVHVADIEQALSIAAFSEETLKIAQLFWPGPLTMVLPLKKEAPIASIVTAGLKRVAIRMPSHPVMRALILSSRCLLAAPSANKSGAISPTSAQHVKNSLDGRIPLILDGGLTEDGLESTIIAPENDKIHLLRYGPITIEALKKATALPIVETHKENSTSHPIEAPGQLSSHYAPHQPVKLEVEVKQPDEWHIGFGKIEGDDNLSFTGDLVEAAAHLFAALHRAEASGCRQIVIAPIPDHGIGRAINDRLRRAAAPR from the coding sequence ATGAATGCATTTTCTTCACGCTTGGGAACTGTCGTTCGCCCCTGTGACGAGGCTGGCATAAAAGAAGCCGTTTCGCTGATTCGATCAGGCTTACCTGTCGCGGTGCCGACCGAGACCGTTTATGGTCTGGCTGCGGATGCCGCTTCTAACGAGGCTGTGGCTCGTATTTATCAGGCAAAAGGCCGCCCTTCTTTTAATCCGCTTATTGTTCATGTTGCCGATATTGAACAGGCGTTGTCCATTGCCGCATTCAGTGAAGAAACCCTAAAAATAGCACAATTATTTTGGCCGGGCCCGCTCACCATGGTGCTTCCTTTGAAAAAAGAAGCCCCCATTGCCTCTATCGTTACAGCCGGATTAAAGCGTGTAGCGATTAGAATGCCTTCGCATCCTGTTATGCGCGCTTTAATCCTGTCTTCCCGTTGTCTATTAGCGGCCCCCTCTGCCAATAAAAGTGGTGCGATCAGTCCTACTTCTGCCCAGCATGTCAAAAACTCTTTGGATGGACGTATTCCGCTTATTCTTGATGGAGGTCTCACCGAAGATGGCCTTGAATCGACCATTATTGCGCCAGAGAACGACAAAATACATCTGTTGCGTTATGGACCGATTACGATTGAAGCGTTGAAAAAGGCGACTGCCTTACCGATTGTAGAGACCCATAAAGAAAATAGTACCTCTCACCCTATTGAAGCGCCGGGACAATTGAGCAGCCATTATGCGCCCCATCAGCCCGTTAAATTAGAGGTAGAAGTCAAGCAACCAGATGAATGGCATATCGGTTTTGGTAAAATTGAGGGCGACGATAATCTTTCATTCACAGGCGATTTGGTCGAGGCGGCGGCGCATTTATTTGCAGCCCTTCATCGCGCTGAAGCCAGCGGGTGCCGTCAAATCGTGATAGCCCCTATTCCAGACCACGGCATAGGACGGGCTATTAACGATCGCCTGAGACGCGCCGCCGCACCTCGTTAA
- the msrA gene encoding peptide-methionine (S)-S-oxide reductase MsrA — MIEEAILAGGCFWCVEAIFKDVIGISSVESGYIGGNIAHPDYKQVCQGTTGHAEAIRLSFDPEKIRYADILDIFFNIHDATQLNQQGADVGTQYRSAIFTLNKQQEHEAQDAVVRAQAHNKKPVVTTIESSSTFYPAESYHQDYFEKQGSSNAYCVTVIAPKLAKFRKSYAARLKNKSSS; from the coding sequence ATGATAGAAGAAGCAATATTAGCCGGTGGCTGTTTTTGGTGTGTAGAAGCCATTTTTAAAGACGTAATAGGTATATCTTCCGTAGAAAGTGGCTATATCGGTGGAAATATAGCCCATCCTGATTATAAACAGGTCTGCCAAGGCACAACGGGGCATGCAGAGGCCATTCGATTATCTTTCGATCCTGAAAAAATTCGCTATGCCGATATTTTAGATATATTCTTTAATATCCATGATGCGACCCAACTTAATCAGCAAGGTGCTGACGTTGGCACGCAATACCGTTCGGCTATTTTTACCCTTAACAAGCAGCAAGAACACGAGGCACAAGATGCTGTCGTAAGAGCCCAAGCACACAATAAAAAGCCTGTGGTAACCACGATTGAATCATCCTCAACTTTTTATCCCGCTGAATCCTATCATCAAGATTACTTTGAAAAACAAGGTAGTAGTAACGCCTATTGCGTAACTGTAATCGCCCCTAAATTAGCCAAATTCCGAAAAAGCTATGCCGCAAGACTAAAAAATAAATCTTCTTCATAG
- the eda gene encoding bifunctional 4-hydroxy-2-oxoglutarate aldolase/2-dehydro-3-deoxy-phosphogluconate aldolase, whose amino-acid sequence MRDIDSVMRLAPVMPVLVIEDIADAKPIAEALVAGGLNVLEVTLRTPCALEAIKVMKEVPGAVVGAGTVLNAKMLDQAQEAGCEFFVSPGLTADLGKHAVAQKAALLPGIANAADLMLGLDLGLERFKFFPAENIGGLPALKSMASVFRQVRFCPTGGITPETAPKYLAHPSVLCVGGSWVVPAGKPDVAKITSLAKEASSFKRAAVA is encoded by the coding sequence ATGCGCGATATCGATTCCGTAATGCGCTTAGCCCCGGTTATGCCGGTACTGGTCATTGAAGATATTGCTGATGCAAAACCCATTGCAGAAGCTTTAGTTGCTGGTGGTCTGAACGTTCTTGAAGTAACGCTTCGCACCCCTTGTGCCCTTGAAGCTATCAAGGTCATGAAAGAAGTTCCAGGTGCCGTTGTTGGTGCCGGTACGGTTCTTAATGCAAAGATGCTGGATCAGGCTCAGGAAGCTGGTTGCGAATTCTTCGTCAGCCCAGGTTTGACCGCTGATCTTGGTAAGCATGCTGTTGCTCAGAAAGCTGCTTTGCTTCCTGGTATTGCTAACGCTGCTGATCTGATGCTCGGTCTTGACCTTGGTCTGGAACGCTTCAAATTTTTCCCGGCTGAAAACATTGGTGGTTTACCCGCTCTGAAGTCAATGGCTTCTGTTTTCCGTCAGGTTCGTTTTTGCCCGACGGGCGGTATCACGCCGGAAACTGCCCCTAAATATCTGGCTCATCCTTCTGTCCTTTGTGTCGGTGGTAGCTGGGTTGTTCCAGCTGGCAAACCCGATGTGGCTAAGATCACGTCGCTTGCTAAAGAAGCTTCTTCTTTCAAGCGCGCTGCTGTCGCTTAA
- a CDS encoding mechanosensitive ion channel family protein — MTDYLIRMLPVSVQTMLVLGICIIASLAFYRFLLRFLRYLIQNKESPVSQSLLNKLSRPLRWVSCLIGIYISQQILPFGPVGESLLLRAASFVVPAMAGWLALAMLHAVSDIVDIRSRQSVEGNESRKLASRRHRTRMSIMMRVGSFLIIMVTLGIMMMTIPAVRNIGVTLMASAGLVGLAVGAAAQPLLKNLIAGIQVAFTEPIRIDDLVIVESGDWGWIEKITLTYVTVRLWDERRVIVPLARFLEQPFENWTREAEQLIGKIFLYVDPLADVERLREHMKKVVVSNPLWDGRSFILQVSDMKPEYIELRLLATARDAPSSWDLCCDIREKMLLFIAENMPEAIAYTRFALPPRKKLDFSSEGVDAGNEPIKGNKAGV; from the coding sequence TTGACTGATTATCTTATTCGTATGCTCCCTGTGTCTGTCCAGACAATGCTTGTTCTTGGTATCTGCATAATAGCGAGCCTTGCCTTTTATCGTTTTCTGCTGCGATTTCTACGCTATCTTATTCAAAATAAAGAAAGTCCGGTCAGCCAAAGTTTACTTAATAAATTATCGCGTCCCCTACGCTGGGTTTCCTGTCTGATTGGCATCTATATATCTCAACAGATATTACCCTTTGGCCCTGTTGGAGAAAGCTTACTTTTACGCGCAGCGTCTTTTGTTGTTCCGGCTATGGCAGGGTGGTTAGCCTTGGCGATGCTTCATGCGGTTAGCGACATTGTCGATATTCGTAGCCGACAATCTGTGGAAGGCAATGAAAGCCGGAAATTAGCATCCCGTCGCCATAGAACACGTATGTCGATTATGATGCGAGTCGGTTCTTTTCTTATCATCATGGTCACATTAGGCATCATGATGATGACGATTCCAGCGGTCAGAAATATCGGTGTAACGCTGATGGCTTCGGCTGGTTTGGTAGGTTTAGCGGTGGGTGCGGCGGCGCAACCGCTCTTAAAAAATCTGATTGCAGGTATTCAGGTCGCTTTTACGGAACCTATCCGAATTGATGATTTAGTTATTGTTGAGAGCGGCGATTGGGGTTGGATAGAAAAAATCACATTAACCTATGTAACGGTTCGTTTATGGGATGAACGACGGGTTATTGTACCGCTGGCTCGTTTTTTGGAACAACCGTTTGAAAACTGGACACGCGAAGCCGAGCAATTAATCGGAAAAATATTTTTATATGTTGATCCCTTGGCTGACGTTGAACGTCTGCGTGAACACATGAAAAAAGTAGTTGTTTCCAACCCTTTATGGGATGGCCGCTCTTTTATTTTGCAAGTTAGCGATATGAAGCCGGAATATATCGAGCTTAGATTATTAGCGACGGCAAGGGATGCGCCCTCCTCTTGGGATTTGTGTTGTGACATTCGTGAAAAAATGTTGCTTTTTATTGCAGAAAACATGCCTGAAGCTATTGCATACACACGTTTTGCACTTCCTCCACGTAAAAAACTTGATTTTTCGAGTGAGGGGGTAGATGCAGGCAACGAACCCATTAAGGGAAATAAAGCAGGAGTCTAA
- a CDS encoding IS5 family transposase (programmed frameshift) — translation MEDGIVTGIFTDETWSIWEPLIEAVRPKGKTPPHDLRRTISAIFWRHENGAKWRSIPAELGPWWRAAQLFIRWAKLGVWDRLLKRVQEQQGVALGMTFLDGTNIRAHHKAAGAPKKGDSFEERDHREALGRSRGGYGTKVCVIADGHGKGIDFALASGQAHELPMAPVMLEHLPSVPMWVVADKGYASDAFRERIWDIGARPAIPAKRRDASVACPKWAYRCRHLVENLWARLKEWRAVATRYEKTATCFLAVIHIAAAADWIKI, via the exons ATGGAAGACGGAATCGTTACCGGTATTTTTACGGATGAGACATGGTCGATCTGGGAACCTCTAATTGAGGCAGTTCGCCCGAAGGGTAAGACACCACCCCATGATCTGCGTCGCACGATATCGGCGATATTCTGGCGACATGAGAATGGTGCGAAATGGCGGAGCATTCCCGCTGAATTGGGTCCGTGGTGGCGGGCAGCGCAGCTTTTCATCCGCTGGGCGAAACTTGGCGTATGGGACCGCCTGTTGAAACGGGTTCAGGAACAACAGGGAGTGGCACTCGGAATGACTTTTCTGGATGGTACGAACATCAGGGCTCACCATAAGGCGGCAGGAGCCC CAAAAAAAGGGGATTCTTTCGAAGAGCGAGACCATCGTGAAGCACTTGGCCGCTCTCGCGGGGGCTATGGCACGAAAGTCTGTGTAATTGCTGATGGACACGGAAAAGGAATTGATTTCGCTCTTGCGTCTGGACAGGCTCATGAACTGCCAATGGCGCCAGTCATGCTTGAACATCTCCCCTCTGTTCCCATGTGGGTCGTAGCTGACAAAGGCTATGCTTCGGATGCTTTCCGTGAACGGATCTGGGACATCGGGGCTCGACCAGCCATTCCTGCAAAACGACGTGATGCGTCGGTCGCCTGCCCTAAATGGGCTTATCGTTGCCGGCATCTTGTTGAAAACCTCTGGGCTCGCCTCAAAGAGTGGCGCGCTGTCGCTACCAGATATGAAAAAACAGCAACCTGCTTCCTCGCGGTTATCCACATCGCTGCCGCTGCAGACTGGATCAAGATCTAA